GTAGGAACGGGGGCAAGGGCTTCATCTCCCTGCCCCCGTTCCCTGACGGAGCGCCGGCACCTGTTCCTGAATCAACAGGGCCGCCGCCCGCCGTCGTTCCCCTTCCCAAGGGACGACGACGGCGGGCGCCTATTCGTGCGGAGGGGCCGGCGGACCGTCGATCGGAGTGCCGGATAGTGACCCGCCGGCGCGGGGTGGGGCTCCGGGCTAGACACCCATCAGGGCGTTGATGGGACCCCGTGCGAAGTAAATGATGAAGCCAACCGTGACCACCCACATGAGCGGATGGACCTTCTTGGCCTTCCCCGACGCGGCGCTGATGACGGCGAAGGAGATGAACCCAACGCCGATGCCGTTGGCAATGGAATACGTCAGCGGCATGGTCACGATGGTCAGGAACGCGGGCAGCGCGATGGAGAACTTAGTGAACTTGATCTCGCGGATCTGCGCCATCATCATCGCACCCACCACCACCAGGGCCGCGGCAGCTACTTCCAGCGGCACCACCGAAGTGAGCGGGGTGAAGAACATCGAACCAAGGAACAGCAAGCCGGTGACCACTGAGGCCAGGCCGGTGCGGGCACCTTCGCCGATACCGGCAGCGGAGTCGATGTACACAGTGTTGGACGAACCTGACGTTGCGCCGCCCACCACTGCGCCCATGCCTTCAACAATGAAGGCCGACTTCAGCTTGGGGAACGTGCCGTCCTTGTGCGCCACCCCGGCACTCTTCGCCAATCCGGTCATGGTGCCCATGGCGTCGAAGAAGTTGGTGAACACCAGGGTGAAGACCAACATGGTGGCAGCCAGTCCGCCGATCCGTGCGAACGAGCCGAAGAGATCGAACTGGCCCACCAGGCTGAGGTCCGGCACGGACACCAACTGGCTCGACAGGATGGGTACGTTCAGGTGCCAGCCGCCAGGGTTGGTGGCACTGCCCGGACCGATGTGGAAGATGGCCTCGACAACAGCGGCAAGGACAGTGGTGGCGACGATGCCGATAAGCAGGCCACCTTGGATTTTGCGTGCCACGAGGATGCCCATGGCCAACAGCCCGACGATGAAAACAAGCGTAGGGATGGAAGTGATGGAGCCATCATTGCCGAGTTGGACCGGCGGGCCGCCCGCGGTGGGAC
This Paenarthrobacter sp. GOM3 DNA region includes the following protein-coding sequences:
- a CDS encoding NCS2 family permease, giving the protein MADMTILDPAEMQTAAEKQAALLPNGGKGAEPTAAKHTATGLANPNGKPPVSNSFLDKFFQISKRGSTLAREFRGGLVTFFTMAYIVILNPLILGGFSAENAPTDVAGGWLSAAQVGAVTGLTAGVMTIIFGLVANLPFGLAAGLGINSFLAVAVIQEVTWPEAMGLVVINGILIVLFGATGARTAIFKAVPKELKAAITVGIGLFIAFIGFVDSGFVRPTAGGPPVQLGNDGSITSIPTLVFIVGLLAMGILVARKIQGGLLIGIVATTVLAAVVEAIFHIGPGSATNPGGWHLNVPILSSQLVSVPDLSLVGQFDLFGSFARIGGLAATMLVFTLVFTNFFDAMGTMTGLAKSAGVAHKDGTFPKLKSAFIVEGMGAVVGGATSGSSNTVYIDSAAGIGEGARTGLASVVTGLLFLGSMFFTPLTSVVPLEVAAAALVVVGAMMMAQIREIKFTKFSIALPAFLTIVTMPLTYSIANGIGVGFISFAVISAASGKAKKVHPLMWVVTVGFIIYFARGPINALMGV